A single region of the Gorilla gorilla gorilla isolate KB3781 chromosome 1, NHGRI_mGorGor1-v2.1_pri, whole genome shotgun sequence genome encodes:
- the LOC101146103 gene encoding olfactory receptor 10R2, with protein sequence MTTVLGSEVILAENLTMVTEFLLLGFSSLGEIQLALFVVFLFLYLVILSGNVTIISVIHLDKSLHTPMYFFLGILSTSETFYTFVILPKMLINLLSVARTISFNCCALQMFFFLGFAITNCLLLGVMGYDRYAAICHPLHYPTLMSWQVCGKLAAACAIGSFLASLTVVNLVFSLPFCSANKVNHYFCDISPVIRLACTNTDVNEFVIFICGVLVLVVPFLLICVSYLCILRTILKIPSAEGRRKAFSTCASHLSVVIVHYGCASFIYLRPTANYVSNKDRLVTVTYTIVTPLLNPMVHSLRNKDVQLAIRKVLGKKGSLKLYN encoded by the exons ATGACCACTGTTCTGGGGAGCGAAGTA ATCTTGGCAGAAAACCTCACCATGGTCACCGAATTCCTGTTGCTGGGTTTTTCCAGCCTTGGTGAAATTCAACTGGCCctctttgtagtttttctttttctgtatctagTCATTCTTAGTGGCAATGTCACCATTATCAGTGTCATCCACCTGGATAAAAGCCTCCACACACCAATGTACTTCTTCCTTGGCATTCTCTCAACATCTGAGACCTTCTACACCTTTGTCATTCTACCCAAGATGCTCATCAATCTACTTTCTGTGGCCAGGACAATCTCCTTCAACTGTTGTGCTCTTCAAATGTTCTTCTTCCTTGGTTTTGCCATTACCAACTGCCTGCTATTGGGTGTGATGGGTTATGATCGCTATGCTGCCATTTGTCACCCTCTGCATTACCCCACTCTTATGAGCTGGCAGGTGTGTGGAAAACTGGCAGCTGCCTGTGCAATTGGTAGCTTCTTGGCCTCTCTTACAGTAGTAAATTTAGTTTTCAGCCTCCCTTTTTGTAGCGCCAACAAGGTCAATCATTACTTCTGTGACATCTCACCAGTCATTCGTCTGGCTTGTACCAACACAGATGTTAACGAATTTGTGATATTCATTTGTGGAGTTCTTGTACTTGTGGTTCCCTTTCTGCTTATCTGTGTTTCTTATCTCTGCATTCTGAGAACTATCCTGAAGATTCCCTCAGCTGAGGGCAGACGGAAAGCGTTTTCCACCTGCGCCTCTCACCTCAGTGTTGTTATTGTTCATTATGGCTGTGCTTCCTTCATCTACCTGAGGCCTACAGCAAACTATGTGTCCAACAAAGACAGGCTGGTGACGGTGACATACACGATTGTCACTCCATTACTAAACCCCATGGTTCATAGCCTCAGAAACAAGGATGTCCAACTTGCTATCAGAAAAGTGTTGGGCAAGAAAGGTTCTCTAAAACTATATAATTga
- the LOC101145011 gene encoding olfactory receptor 10T2-like produces MKRQNQSLITEFILIGFSNLGDLQILFFFIFLLVYMTTLMANTTIMTVIHLDRALHTPMYFFLFVLSCSETCYTLVIVPKMLTNLLSTIPTISFSGCVVQLYLFVGLACTNCFLIAVMGYDRYVAICNPLNYTLIVSRATCMQLVLASSFCGFLTSVIVNILVFSVPFCASNRINHFFCDIFPVIKLGCTDTNLKEMVIFFLSILVLLVPLVLIFISYIFIVSTILKISSVEGQCKAFATCASHLTVVVVRYGCASFIYLRPTSLYSSDKDQLVAVTYTVITPLLNPLVNTLRNKEVKMALRKVLGRCLYSKTV; encoded by the coding sequence ATGAAAAGACAGAACCAGAGCTTGATCACTGAGTTCATCCTTATAGGCTTCTCAAACCTGGGGGATCTGCagatccttttcttctttatcttcctATTAGTCTACATGACCACTCTGATGGCCAACACCACCATCATGACAGTCATTCACCTGGACAGGGCTTTGCACACTCCTATGTACTTCTTCCTCTTTGTCCTTTCATGTTCTGAAACCTGCTACACCTTGGTCATTGTACCCAAAATGCTTACCAACCTGCTATCCACAATTCCAACTATTTCTTTCTCTGGGTGTGTGGTCCAGCTCTATTTATTTGTGGGCTTGGCTTGTACCAACTGTTTTCTCATTGCTGTGATGGGCTACGATCGCTATGTTGCCATCTGCAACCCTCTTAACTACACACTCATTGTCAGCCGAGCCACCTGCATGCAGCTGGTTCTAGCCTCCAGCTTTTGTGGCTTCCTGACTTCTGTGATTGTCAATATCCTGGTGTTCAGTGTGCCCTTCTGTGCCTCCAATCGGATCAACCACTTTTTCTGTGACATTTTCCCTGTCATAAAACTGGGCTGCACAGACACCAACCTGAAGGAGATGGTCATCTTTTTCCTCAGCATTCTGGTATTGCTGGTTCCCCTTGTGTTGATATTCATCTCCTACATCTTCATAGTTTCCACCATCCTCAAGATCTCCTCAGTGGAAGGACAGTGCAAAGCCTTCGCCACCTGTGCTTCCCACCTCACAGTGGTCGTCGTCCGCTATGGCTGTGCTTCCTTTATCTACTTGAGGCCCACATCCCTGTACTCTTCAGACAAGGACCAGCTCGTGGCAGTGACTTATACTGTGATTACTCCACTACTCAACCCCCTTGTCAATACACTGAGAAATAAAGAAGTAAAGATGGCTCTGAGAAAGGTTCTGGGTAGATGCTTATATTCGAAAACTGTATGA